GGACTCGGATCATATCAGTCAAGTCTTCAGAGTAAATGACTAATAAAAGACGCTGCAGTCAGTGGACGTGGTGACAGCGACTTTCCTGGAAAGTTCCTGGAAAGTTCCtggatgttgttgttgaaaatgttCCTGCTCCACAAACATAATGACCTCCATTGCATTGTTGCAAATTTCCAGGCTTATTCTCATTTTGACTGTGTCTACAATGTTCATAAACCACTaggtttgtatttgtttcttgaTCATTTGAATGAAGCCGCCCTTTAAACGAATGACAGTATTAAAACTGTGCACTGTGTAACAGTCataatacaataaaactaaTTCCATCTACGCACATCTATTcccaaataaaaaagaaagggaGAATGAAGAGGCATCAGCTTCTGcatttgtttattaatgtgaGAAGGTGTATGAATCCAGTGGAAAATGCATAAAAGGAGATGTTGTTTTATAAATCACTGCATTAAACGACTGTTTTTAGTCACAACATGTTGTTTACGTTTAGCATTAATGGCAGAGAAGCACTCCAAGCCCAACTTCAGCCAGTCTCAGGTGTCTGACATGGTGAAGAGGCTCTTCGGGTTAACTCCATCGGAAATTCGCTCGCTGCCCAGCTATGATGACCAGAACTTCTATATGGCGCCGATCGAGGGCGGCGAGTACGTCGTGAAGATCATGAACTCAGAGGACAGTAAGAACCCAGCTCTGATTGAGGTGCAGACTTATGCCATGTCCTTCCTGCACCAGAATGGACTTCCTGCCCAAACCGCCCTGCCCACTACATCAGGACAGCTCATAAGTCTGGAAGAATTAGGTATGAAACCAGTCACACAGTTCAGACCTGAGTAATATTGCCTTTTAAGTTGATTGAAAAGATGAAGTAGATCACGTATTTTCAGAAAATTGGATCCATATAGACTACAGCACCTTCCACAGCTATGTTTCTGCATCAAGGTAtagttaaaaacattaaatgttgacTGCTTTTCTGTTGCATTTTCCCTGGTTACGTGAATTTATCCATAGCATGCAATTTGCCTTACAAAATAAACTGTTATATGGGAATCACCTTAGAAGGAGGTTCAGTCCAGGATGTTTTAACACAGTGAAAGCTGCTAGGTATGCATTAACAGGGTAGGGCAGGTTAATAATACACCTATCTAACCTTTAATTTCATGACTTATCACATGctttaaattagttttgaatacattttgaatCCAACTTCGAATATAACTTTGAAGTTAAGGGCCTTTACCCATTGTTTTTGTACCATCTGATAGATTGCACATGCATTTAATGTATATGCAACTAAGCAATTACTTGACTGCATAAAGattaaatactgaaataaaacaatcatcCTAATGTCAAATGATTGAATGATACCACATTGTACTGTAACTGTTGCCTCTGTAATGAGAAAACAATTAATTGGCATGAAGACTGCCTGTAAAAACACTGGCCTTGCACAATCACACCAATTCAAGTTTTATGTTGTCACTCATGGATGTAGTTTGTTTGCACTTGAATTTCATGTTATAAGGGAAAAATAACCCTTAGAGCAAATATCAGCCACACTGTAAGTAACTCAgacttttacttgagtaaacgCTTCTTCCGAGCCATATCTGAAGTAAAgcattatactattatattcCTAATTGTTAAttagtgtgtttgtctgcagcatGGGGTTTAGACCAACATTGCTTCTGTTTGGTTTGCTACTCcaccaacacaacacaacacaacacaaaaacaacacaacgCAGCGTACTTCAAGAGACGTAATAGTAAGGGAAGTGGTAACAATACTAACTCTGTTTTCACCTTCGGCAGACTGTGGCTATGGCTCTCAGAAGTACCTGGTACGGCTGTTGACTTATCTGCCTGGAACCACTATTTCTAAGGTTCCTTTAACGCCACAGTTACTTTATGAAACCGGAAAGACAGCAGCCAGGATGGACAAAATACTAGAAAAGGTAAAATAATTTACTAATCATATCATTATACTATACTTTAATGTAacatatgtttatattattatttaatagaTCCCTTTTGCTGTTCATTTATAAAAATAGCAATAACACAAAAGTTCTTAACTGATATAAATGTGttgctttctcttttctttttgtttatttttcagttggAACATCCTCATCTTAGTTTGTTGCAGAGGGAGAAGTTCATCTGGAGTCTGTCAAATGTTACCCTTCTGGAGGAGTACATCAATGTATTAGATGGAGATCCTCTTCAGGAGGTTGTGAAGTCTGTCATTCACCAGTACAAAACCTGTGTGATCCCCAAACGCTCCAGTTTCCGCAAGTGTGAGTATTATATCTATTGTATCTCTTGACCTCCCACTTTTAGTGTCACTCTCCATTTGTTAGCAGCAAATGTATGTTTAGAGTCTTTATCAGTGGTTTTCAGACTGACTTCTGTAACAGCTGGTAGTTTGCAAGGTGTGCACAGCTGTAGGCACAGGTCTAAACAACCAGCTCTTTTGGCATTTGTCCCTGTGAAGTGGAGAGCTGATAGATCTGCAACTAACATTCAGAATCAGCACAGGATACATGAGGTCGCTGTGacaataatgtaaatgtgtcgTTAAAAGCAAGTATATCCACATCTTAACTGCCAAACTACCTCGGTTTCTGCAGAGAACAGACTCTCTGCTGTATCAGTCGCAGATTCAGAGTTTGCTAGAATTCAACTAAATttgtaaacaaaaaacatgtttttgtttacgTTTTCAGAAATTCATCATGCATTCATCATTAGCATAACTTAAAATCAAAGTCAATTGAATTATACGTGTTTTTGATGTTGAACTATCCTGTTTGAACTTGGTGTTCTGACCAGGTCTCCTTTAAAAGAAGTTGCTATGGCCAAGTGAACCCTATCTGGTGAAATAGTGGCTAGAGAGATATGTCACTATATATTGGTTCCCAAGCAGTAACATttgattgatttcttttctaAGGCGTTAACCATGGCGACTTCAATGACCTCAATGTGCTTGTTCAACCTTGTGACAGTGAGGGCTACAAGATCTCTGGAATTCTTGACTTTGGGGACATGAACAGTGGCTACTACATCCATGAACTCGCCATCACTATCATGTACATGATGACAGAGCACCCTAGACCCATTGAGGTGGGTGGACCTGTCCTCGCAGGCTGGGAAAGTGTCCTCCCCCTTAACGAAATGGAGAAAGATTGTCTCTATGTGCTGGTGCTGTCTCGTTTCTGCCAATCATTAGTTTTGGCTCGTTACAGTGTGAAGTTGCATCCTGAAAATACAGAGTATCTAATGATTTCATCTAGAAAGGGAGTTCACATTCTTCAACAACTCTGGGAGCTCGGAAAAGAGCATGTGGAGAAAGTGTGGTTTCAGGATGCTGCTCAGTTCAGTGACAGAAATCATGTGCTGTTAAAGTAAATGTAGCTATGAAACTGAACTGCAGAGTAaggataaaaaaacaatcactgcCTGAAATTAAAACGTGACTCATCACTCTTCAAATTCCCTTGACCTCTCTGTGTAAATGTATGCACTGTTTAATAACAACCAAAACATTTCAATGTCATGGACTCTACTTCTAGCTATTAATGTACTGTAGTGCCTTGCATTTTTGcctaaaaatgaaaagcagagtGACAGTTCAGTGCAAGTAATGGCACAAAAATGATGATTAATAGGTGTCTGCAATTTATGCTTACACCTTACTGGTAGCAGTGAATGAGCAGATAAAGGAGAGATTTCAGGTACAGTgactgtgtctgtatctgtacaTGCTACG
This genomic window from Anabas testudineus chromosome 4, fAnaTes1.2, whole genome shotgun sequence contains:
- the LOC113151974 gene encoding hydroxylysine kinase-like, which codes for MAEKHSKPNFSQSQVSDMVKRLFGLTPSEIRSLPSYDDQNFYMAPIEGGEYVVKIMNSEDSKNPALIEVQTYAMSFLHQNGLPAQTALPTTSGQLISLEELDCGYGSQKYLVRLLTYLPGTTISKVPLTPQLLYETGKTAARMDKILEKLEHPHLSLLQREKFIWSLSNVTLLEEYINVLDGDPLQEVVKSVIHQYKTCVIPKRSSFRKCVNHGDFNDLNVLVQPCDSEGYKISGILDFGDMNSGYYIHELAITIMYMMTEHPRPIEVGGPVLAGWESVLPLNEMEKDCLYVLVLSRFCQSLVLARYSVKLHPENTEYLMISSRKGVHILQQLWELGKEHVEKVWFQDAAQFSDRNHVLLK